In one window of Mytilus trossulus isolate FHL-02 chromosome 7, PNRI_Mtr1.1.1.hap1, whole genome shotgun sequence DNA:
- the LOC134726093 gene encoding uncharacterized protein LOC134726093, giving the protein MEYRPGNINMKIVIYLTFYLHVFSTGQSEAACTFPDGFRNKTFYLFASSGSPFATWTFNADGSTGNMFGFPINCFQISEQFLVLSISSTQFWCFPIFYTAGQSNFSFVAQGEFDWKVFENVSSALNESQLCEVCGENGIEKWTILARGKVIHRNNY; this is encoded by the exons ATGGAGTATAGACCAGGCAACATTAACATGAAAATTGTAATCTATTTGACGTTCTACCTTCATGTATTTTCTACAG gtCAATCTGAGGCTGCTTGTACCTTTCCTGATggttttagaaataaaacattttatctgTTTGCGAGTTCTGGATCACCCTTCGCTACTTGGACTTTCAATGCTGATGGATCGACAGGGAACATGTTTGGTTTTCctataaattgttttcaaatatcgGAACAGTTTCTTGTTCTCAG catAAGTTCGACACAATTTTGGTGTTTCCCAATCTTCTACACAGCCGGGCAATCAAACTTTTCATTTGTTGCTCAAG gtgAGTTCGATTGGAAAGTATTTGAGAATGTAAGCTCAGCTTTAAATGAGTCTCAATTGTGTGAAGTATGCGGAGAAAACGGTATCGAAAAATGGACAATCTTAGCAAGAGGTAAGGTTATTCACAGAAATAATTATTAA